From a single Candidatus Baltobacteraceae bacterium genomic region:
- a CDS encoding GNAT family N-acetyltransferase, whose amino-acid sequence MQAPVIETARLVLRPHRLDDFEALAAMWREPAIVRYISGKPSTSEQSFTRLLRYAGHWSLLGFGYWVIEDRQSGAYAGETGFADYHREIEPSLDGMPELGWMVAPRWQGNGYATEAVQACVSWGAQNFSAGTKLACIITPDNLASVRVAEKSGFSLQLQTTYMGDGVGLYTRDAV is encoded by the coding sequence ATGCAGGCTCCGGTCATAGAAACCGCGCGGCTCGTGCTGCGACCGCATCGGCTCGACGATTTCGAGGCATTGGCCGCGATGTGGCGCGAGCCGGCAATCGTGCGCTACATCAGCGGTAAGCCGTCGACGAGCGAACAGAGCTTCACGCGGCTGCTGCGCTACGCCGGTCATTGGTCGCTGCTCGGCTTCGGGTATTGGGTGATCGAGGATCGGCAAAGCGGCGCGTACGCGGGCGAAACGGGATTTGCCGATTACCACCGCGAGATCGAGCCGTCGCTCGATGGGATGCCGGAGCTGGGCTGGATGGTCGCGCCGCGCTGGCAAGGCAACGGCTATGCGACCGAGGCCGTGCAGGCGTGCGTATCGTGGGGCGCACAAAACTTCTCGGCCGGAACGAAGCTTGCGTGCATTATCACGCCCGATAACCTTGCATCGGTGCGCGTTGCCGAGAAGAGCGGCTTTTCGCTTCAGCTGCAAACGACGTACATGGGCGACGGCGTCGGCTTGTACACGCGCGATGCCGTTTAG
- the aac(6') gene encoding aminoglycoside 6'-N-acetyltransferase produces MPFSIEALASADFEAWVALQKQLWPQQTLDELRHDARALLTRGKMAAVFVAKADGEVVGFAEATLRVDFVNGTSTSPVTFLEGLYVAPAWRHKGVARALCDAVERWGARNGCTEFASDALVENESGRAVHAALGFAEIESVVYFVKPIEVDAT; encoded by the coding sequence ATGCCGTTTAGCATCGAGGCGCTGGCGAGCGCGGATTTCGAGGCTTGGGTCGCGTTGCAGAAGCAGCTGTGGCCGCAGCAAACGCTCGACGAGCTTCGCCACGACGCGCGGGCGCTGCTGACGCGCGGAAAAATGGCGGCCGTGTTCGTCGCAAAGGCCGACGGCGAGGTTGTTGGATTCGCGGAGGCAACACTGCGCGTCGATTTCGTCAACGGCACGAGCACGTCGCCCGTGACGTTCCTCGAGGGGCTCTACGTGGCTCCGGCGTGGCGGCACAAAGGCGTCGCGCGGGCGCTTTGCGACGCGGTCGAACGATGGGGAGCGCGCAACGGCTGCACCGAGTTTGCGTCGGACGCGTTGGTCGAGAACGAGTCGGGCCGAGCTGTGCACGCCGCGCTTGGGTTTGCGGAGATCGAGAGCGTCGTATATTTCGTCAAGCCGATCGAGGTCGATGCAACGTAA
- a CDS encoding group I intron-associated PD-(D/E)XK endonuclease gives MEQLQKRDTKRVGDLSEVIVLYAFVTMGYQVSVPWGENNRYDLILERGNTLLRIQVKTGRLRMGSIWFNAYSSHAHRNGAQRSYRGDADYFGVYCPDVQRVFLVPVEDVTENQGCLRWERTKNSQSRKIRWADRYVLPIEPVQLVVGLEVVGRVCSAGATGPPS, from the coding sequence ATGGAGCAATTACAAAAACGCGATACGAAACGTGTCGGCGATCTCTCAGAGGTTATCGTACTCTATGCCTTCGTCACCATGGGTTATCAGGTTTCCGTACCATGGGGCGAAAACAATCGCTATGATTTAATTCTGGAAAGAGGAAACACGTTATTAAGGATTCAGGTTAAGACCGGGCGCTTGCGCATGGGATCGATCTGGTTCAATGCGTACAGCTCGCATGCGCATCGGAACGGTGCCCAGCGCTCCTATAGAGGCGATGCCGATTATTTTGGAGTCTACTGTCCCGACGTGCAACGCGTCTTTTTGGTGCCGGTGGAAGACGTCACCGAAAACCAAGGATGTCTGAGATGGGAGCGGACGAAGAACAGCCAAAGCCGCAAGATCCGCTGGGCCGACCGTTACGTTCTTCCCATCGAGCCCGTGCAGCTCGTAGTAGGGCTTGAGGTCGTCGGCAGAGTATGTTCCGCGGGCGCCACTGGACCGCCGTCGTAG